A stretch of the Bdellovibrio sp. 22V genome encodes the following:
- a CDS encoding tail fiber domain-containing protein, with protein sequence MPLLSWASPASLTYQGRILKTDGTPLEYNNVSFLFQITNPSGSCVIYQEQITGYSMVNSGGVFDVPIGTGTVQYPLGGASNVLKAFDNTATFTCGTCSLVAGTYTCADGSSTYAASVGDLRKLRVSFYDGTGWKVVSPDSIIRSVPFAGYSYSSERLGTNVASDFLLKAGLPTCPANSFLTWDGSTFTCGSVAGASGGTVTNVATGTGLSGGPITSTGTISLANTSVTPGSYGSANQVPSFSVDAQGRLTAAGNVAISLTTSDISNLSSTLSNYVLQSTFNGYVASANCAANQSMYWNSVSGSFQCQSISLSWAGITSGKPTSLSGYGITDAVVNLGGSPSVQTGLDASKPASPTAGALYFATDTNRIYQYNSGAWSLMASAAGSGGTITALTSDVTASGSGSVAATVNSVGGSSAANIRSAELAANAATNLNTASTIVKRDGSGNFAAGAVNVSSVIFRDTGSNTATLQAPTTIGTSYFLKLPTGQGSANQLLINDGAGNLTWTSLSSMGVTGLSVNAPLTNTGTASAPVLGIQQATTSQSGYLSNTDWNTFNNKQGTSLTSANIWVGNGSNVATAVAPSGDVTMTNAGAFTVTKVRGTSVSATAPSSAGQVLRYDGTTQYAPAFLRLADIRATITPFGGAFASAACSAGQSLYWQSSTDTFQCQNVAINDGQLTFTTSRSANTFLAGPTSGSGAASFRTLASSDLPTTGATGSYINGGNSFGVAASLGTNDNNSLTLETNGSPRITVTNTGAVGIGTTSPTALLEVESATANSGLRVNAPSGFNSYVDFFNNGSKKGNIYWNGTSSTFQINDIGNTNTVINGAGGFVGIGTSGPISLLQIGGNNYSTTSWTTQGAQLYIPGVTITDTTGSGTIANRAITSIGTSTLAASNAETITTASTMYIASPPSAGTNVTITNPLALQIANGNSAFGGRVGIGTLNPTHNLHVVGSLNVESNSAQEIRLRNTNLTSTNKSWRIVQDAAANFTRFANDADTLNYMSFQMDTGNVGIGTVTPGAKLHVAGNIHLGAQSGATDDNSDYVIKSNGQLVLQSNQSGLADNQYVHLVLDAGTATSSASNVVMKTNGSERMRVTNTGVSMGTTAQTIAGKTPTLVVSANGTTPTIASYTATTSAINHIIFANPNGEVGYVNTDGNTTIFGTASDRRLKQNIRDFDPAYVDDVISRLRPRQWEWKSDDKHGEGFIAQELAEVIPEAVTKGDENPQGQRGDEGFKLWTVDYSKITPYLTAEIHILRQKIADLFATQSREIASVKKENAELKQEVQLLKQYICEKDPQAAICKK encoded by the coding sequence TTGCCGCTGTTGAGTTGGGCGTCGCCGGCGTCTTTGACTTACCAAGGACGTATTCTTAAGACGGATGGAACTCCGCTTGAGTATAACAACGTTTCATTTCTTTTTCAGATTACGAATCCTTCTGGCAGTTGTGTGATTTATCAAGAGCAGATCACCGGTTATAGCATGGTTAATTCTGGGGGTGTGTTTGACGTGCCAATCGGGACGGGGACCGTGCAGTATCCTCTCGGTGGGGCTTCAAATGTTTTGAAGGCCTTTGATAATACGGCGACGTTTACTTGTGGAACTTGTTCGTTGGTCGCGGGAACTTACACTTGTGCTGATGGCTCTAGCACTTATGCGGCGTCGGTCGGGGATCTTCGTAAACTGCGTGTTTCTTTTTATGATGGAACGGGTTGGAAAGTGGTTTCGCCGGATTCTATCATTCGTTCCGTGCCTTTTGCCGGCTACTCTTATTCGTCGGAAAGACTTGGGACAAATGTTGCGAGTGACTTTCTTTTAAAGGCGGGATTGCCGACGTGTCCTGCAAATAGTTTTCTAACGTGGGATGGCTCCACATTTACCTGTGGTTCGGTCGCAGGAGCTAGTGGTGGTACTGTTACGAATGTCGCCACAGGCACGGGGCTTTCTGGGGGGCCGATCACTTCCACTGGTACGATCAGTCTCGCGAATACGAGCGTAACCCCCGGCTCTTATGGTTCGGCTAATCAAGTGCCTTCGTTTAGTGTCGATGCTCAAGGTCGTTTGACGGCCGCAGGTAATGTTGCGATCTCGTTGACGACAAGTGATATCTCGAATCTTTCTTCGACTCTTTCGAACTATGTGCTGCAATCGACGTTCAACGGTTATGTGGCTTCTGCAAATTGTGCTGCGAACCAGAGTATGTACTGGAATTCCGTTTCTGGAAGTTTTCAATGTCAGTCGATCTCTTTGAGTTGGGCTGGTATTACCTCGGGAAAACCTACGAGCTTAAGTGGTTATGGCATTACTGATGCGGTCGTAAATCTCGGAGGAAGTCCTTCGGTGCAAACGGGTCTAGATGCAAGCAAACCCGCAAGCCCGACCGCTGGAGCTCTCTATTTCGCAACAGATACCAATCGCATTTATCAATACAACTCCGGAGCTTGGAGTCTTATGGCATCTGCGGCGGGAAGTGGCGGTACGATTACAGCTCTTACTTCCGATGTCACGGCAAGTGGTTCTGGATCTGTGGCAGCCACGGTGAATTCTGTGGGCGGATCTTCCGCGGCGAATATTCGCTCGGCAGAGCTTGCGGCTAATGCGGCAACGAATCTGAATACTGCCAGCACCATCGTCAAACGCGATGGTTCCGGAAACTTCGCAGCCGGTGCCGTGAATGTTTCCTCCGTTATTTTTAGAGACACGGGAAGTAACACCGCGACCCTGCAGGCACCGACGACAATCGGCACAAGTTATTTTTTAAAACTTCCGACAGGCCAAGGTTCCGCGAATCAATTGTTAATAAATGACGGTGCGGGAAATTTGACATGGACAAGTCTGTCTTCGATGGGAGTGACGGGGCTTTCTGTGAACGCACCTCTTACAAACACAGGAACGGCCAGTGCGCCCGTACTTGGTATTCAGCAAGCAACAACGTCACAGTCAGGATATCTATCCAATACAGACTGGAATACTTTCAATAATAAACAAGGAACGTCTCTCACCTCGGCAAATATTTGGGTCGGAAATGGTTCCAACGTGGCCACCGCCGTCGCTCCGAGTGGAGACGTAACGATGACTAATGCCGGGGCCTTTACTGTTACCAAAGTGCGCGGCACCTCAGTCAGTGCGACAGCTCCCTCTTCGGCGGGACAGGTTCTTCGTTATGACGGAACCACGCAGTATGCTCCGGCTTTTTTACGTCTGGCAGATATTCGTGCGACAATCACTCCTTTCGGTGGAGCCTTTGCGAGTGCCGCATGTTCAGCAGGACAAAGTCTGTACTGGCAGTCCTCAACGGATACATTTCAGTGTCAGAATGTTGCCATCAATGACGGACAACTGACGTTTACGACCTCGCGTTCAGCAAATACATTTCTTGCGGGCCCGACAAGTGGCTCGGGGGCAGCAAGTTTCCGGACCCTTGCTTCTTCGGACCTACCGACGACGGGAGCGACGGGATCTTACATCAACGGAGGAAACTCTTTTGGTGTCGCTGCAAGTTTGGGAACGAACGACAATAATAGTTTAACCTTGGAAACGAACGGTTCGCCACGGATCACGGTTACAAATACGGGAGCGGTAGGTATCGGGACCACAAGCCCCACAGCCCTTTTAGAAGTGGAATCTGCGACGGCAAATTCGGGTCTGCGAGTGAATGCACCTTCCGGTTTTAATAGCTATGTTGATTTCTTTAACAATGGCTCGAAAAAAGGAAACATCTATTGGAATGGCACAAGCTCAACGTTCCAGATCAACGATATCGGTAATACCAATACCGTGATTAACGGCGCCGGTGGTTTTGTCGGAATCGGAACCTCAGGTCCGATCTCGCTTCTGCAAATCGGTGGAAATAATTATTCCACGACGTCGTGGACCACTCAGGGAGCTCAGCTTTACATTCCAGGTGTCACGATCACAGACACGACAGGTTCGGGAACCATCGCGAATCGCGCAATCACTTCTATTGGCACAAGCACCTTGGCGGCTTCGAATGCAGAAACCATCACGACAGCTTCGACGATGTATATTGCGAGCCCGCCAAGTGCAGGAACAAATGTCACGATTACAAATCCGCTTGCTTTGCAGATCGCGAATGGGAACAGTGCCTTTGGCGGCCGCGTAGGTATTGGCACGTTAAATCCAACACACAATCTTCACGTCGTGGGGAGCTTGAACGTTGAGAGTAATTCAGCGCAAGAAATCCGACTGCGAAATACAAATCTGACCTCTACAAATAAGTCGTGGCGAATTGTGCAGGATGCGGCTGCCAACTTCACGCGTTTTGCTAACGATGCGGATACTCTTAATTACATGTCTTTTCAAATGGACACGGGGAACGTGGGTATTGGCACTGTAACTCCCGGTGCGAAGTTGCACGTTGCAGGCAATATTCATCTTGGGGCGCAAAGTGGTGCTACGGACGATAATAGCGATTACGTTATTAAATCCAACGGCCAACTCGTTTTGCAGTCGAATCAGTCCGGTTTAGCGGATAATCAATACGTCCATTTGGTGCTTGATGCCGGAACAGCAACGAGTTCGGCAAGCAATGTCGTGATGAAAACAAATGGCAGCGAAAGAATGCGTGTCACCAACACCGGCGTCAGTATGGGAACAACCGCGCAAACGATCGCAGGTAAAACTCCGACGCTTGTAGTTTCGGCCAATGGCACGACACCCACGATCGCAAGTTATACGGCGACGACGAGTGCGATTAATCATATTATTTTTGCAAATCCTAATGGAGAAGTGGGATACGTAAATACCGACGGCAACACCACGATCTTTGGAACCGCTTCAGACCGTCGGCTAAAACAAAACATTCGCGATTTCGATCCAGCTTATGTCGATGACGTGATCTCGCGTTTACGTCCACGTCAGTGGGAGTGGAAATCCGACGACAAACATGGTGAAGGGTTTATCGCGCAAGAACTGGCTGAAGTAATTCCTGAAGCCGTTACGAAAGGCGATGAAAATCCTCAAGGCCAAAGAGGCGATGAAGGGTTTAAACTTTGGACGGTCGATTATAGTAAGATCACGCCATATCTGACGGCAGAGATTCACATCCTTCGCCAAAAAATTGCAGATCTTTTTGCCACACAGTCGCGGGAGATCGCGAGTGTGAAAAAAGAAAACGCGGAGCTCAAACAAGAAGTGCAACTGCTTAAGCAATACATTTGCGAAAAAGACCCTCAAGCCGCGATTTGCAAAAAATAG
- a CDS encoding transporter substrate-binding domain-containing protein, with protein sequence MKILGPFIISALLMAVSPAYAKQVLTLVVLEESQKIPTYTDLVKFVSDVLKDSKIEVKTIEAPMERGLHLVNSGEADFYIVGPLPLKERFQNLIPTEIPYVKTYNWVYFRVDDPRFKKKIVTKDMKGVALLNNPAIFRSEKAGDLNIIGVSNSIVGINMLLSKRVDYYIGTRGTVQSILETQPELQKKIDHLEKPFGEYNAYLWTHKKHTSLMPQINKSLRKILKGDTAKYKYIQETLNKSLTP encoded by the coding sequence ATGAAAATACTGGGGCCGTTCATTATTTCGGCGCTGTTGATGGCGGTTTCTCCGGCTTATGCAAAACAGGTCCTTACGCTCGTTGTTTTAGAAGAGTCACAAAAGATTCCAACCTATACCGATCTTGTTAAGTTCGTTTCGGATGTCCTGAAAGACAGCAAGATCGAAGTGAAAACAATTGAAGCTCCTATGGAGCGCGGTTTGCATTTGGTAAATAGCGGCGAAGCGGATTTTTACATTGTTGGTCCTCTGCCGTTGAAAGAACGATTTCAAAATCTTATTCCGACAGAGATTCCTTATGTTAAAACTTACAACTGGGTTTATTTTCGAGTGGACGACCCACGCTTTAAGAAAAAAATCGTAACGAAAGACATGAAGGGCGTCGCTCTTTTAAACAATCCCGCTATCTTTAGAAGCGAGAAAGCCGGAGATCTCAATATCATCGGCGTAAGCAACTCTATTGTGGGGATCAACATGCTTCTCTCAAAAAGAGTGGATTACTACATCGGCACCCGAGGCACCGTTCAGAGCATTCTTGAAACGCAGCCCGAACTGCAAAAGAAAATCGACCATTTGGAAAAACCTTTTGGGGAATACAATGCTTATCTGTGGACCCACAAAAAACATACTTCTTTAATGCCGCAAATAAATAAAAGCCTGCGGAAAATACTGAAAGGCGACACGGCAAAATACAAATACATTCAGGAAACTTTGAATAAGAGTCTTACACCGTGA
- a CDS encoding DNA alkylation repair protein, which translates to MPQKKTETSESAFKNWINAELVARMAQHISYHYPAFEAKEFQKLSKELPALEMKPRMKLICDFLKEHLPENYKKSLNILLNSTRKPHPDVPPLKGFDLWAYTEYVHRYGLADFDESMKALHELTQLFTAEFAIRPFLIHEEERTLKTLHKWAKDESHHVRRLVSEGSRPRLPWGEQLRSFIKDPSPTLELLEKLKYDEELYVRKSVANHLNDISKDHPDVAIKTAAKWLKETPAKHQEKIDWIIRHALRTLIKKGNPAALKILGYDSNNSVKIKNLKLNKSTVKVGDQLEFSFEVESSKPGKIMIDYLVHHKKSNGNTSPKVFKLTSKDVKAKEVFNIKKKHSFKPVTTRVYYPGTHYLEIMVNGKLYSKVPFKLAK; encoded by the coding sequence ATGCCGCAAAAGAAAACTGAAACTTCCGAATCCGCATTCAAGAACTGGATCAATGCAGAGCTGGTCGCTCGCATGGCACAACATATTTCTTACCACTATCCCGCTTTCGAAGCGAAAGAGTTTCAGAAACTCAGCAAAGAACTGCCGGCTTTAGAGATGAAACCGCGCATGAAGCTGATCTGTGATTTTTTGAAAGAGCATTTGCCAGAGAACTACAAAAAATCTTTGAACATTCTTTTAAACTCCACACGCAAGCCTCATCCAGACGTGCCGCCTTTGAAAGGCTTCGATCTTTGGGCCTATACGGAATACGTGCACCGCTACGGCCTTGCAGACTTCGACGAATCCATGAAAGCTCTGCACGAACTGACACAGCTTTTTACGGCGGAGTTTGCCATTCGTCCCTTTTTAATTCACGAAGAAGAGCGCACTTTAAAAACTCTGCACAAATGGGCGAAAGACGAAAGCCACCATGTGCGCCGTTTGGTTTCGGAAGGCTCTCGTCCGCGCCTTCCTTGGGGCGAACAGCTCCGCTCTTTTATTAAAGACCCTTCACCGACTCTGGAACTTCTTGAGAAACTGAAATACGACGAGGAACTTTACGTTCGCAAATCCGTCGCCAATCATTTAAACGACATCTCAAAAGATCATCCGGATGTCGCGATTAAAACCGCGGCGAAATGGCTGAAAGAAACTCCGGCGAAACACCAAGAGAAAATAGACTGGATTATCCGCCATGCCTTGCGCACATTGATTAAAAAAGGCAACCCGGCGGCTTTAAAGATTTTGGGTTATGACTCGAACAACTCTGTGAAAATCAAAAACTTGAAGCTGAATAAATCGACAGTCAAAGTTGGTGATCAACTGGAGTTTTCGTTTGAGGTCGAAAGCTCCAAGCCCGGAAAGATTATGATCGATTACCTCGTTCATCACAAAAAATCGAATGGCAACACGAGTCCGAAAGTCTTTAAATTGACCAGCAAAGACGTGAAGGCGAAAGAAGTTTTTAACATTAAAAAGAAACACTCTTTCAAACCCGTGACGACGCGAGTTTATTATCCGGGAACGCACTATCTAGAAATTATGGTGAACGGCAAACTCTATTCGAAGGTTCCGTTTAAGCTCGCAAAATAA